A part of Colius striatus isolate bColStr4 chromosome 13, bColStr4.1.hap1, whole genome shotgun sequence genomic DNA contains:
- the LOC104562894 gene encoding uncharacterized protein LOC104562894, with protein sequence MADRKAESLHSSIGLLGISAGSLLLAVHFYSLPRAAPLIPSTVLGVLLLILSSLLAYAGIRRSLRNASLFLSLCLTISVLWCGYGVVFILGGQGVLNDTGDFRNALVPGLVTFTVALLIVAVVGFLCREVILAMIASAVSLASAHEVAVHYSTAFTSSAVACNYMIVCLVGGYFALGRILYFLTKEKVALPGTDLAKTKTREQIKSTSGSTNHFAVTGLILNMLSASVFGCRLLGITDKLFLGQVPWLWAAGIYQIGICILSYRAMDVLMATFFGFTSILKFAGGYCLLYPVWQPEVPSFPTPFLVVFSILFLVLSLFLALQSPMDGLNLLFYVAYCIALSCSPKGFFEGGPQGVDVAIFVASALMTLVHLYNEKASAKIPTGKAAVKALLARSSFVKLREGADLHAPYLGYSKYADAEVLGYACSVLASFAITMTGDPKAPLATVVIPWVVVAGGILKLLSGSVAFARGKTLESSAFILYAVMWIIWGLTRYGGLYGTTRSFHAVVGIIAFMLFNGFIVFCTLFLNMAWFFYSLTFFLITVSFLLDALHALPAGYDVAATLIFGLVSFYCFLSALFNSIFEGSCLPMGRPIVQLSGVGGGMSKCLHLPARKASSVKRIADILKSGGTCGIPTDTVYVLVAACNRPDAVEKAHQSKRQAQDRPMSLWISSLKQLEPAKHLFTPLLWDFMEAAWPSPISLVVPRGEWVDFLGMKDSAKYVGTPQSVAIRIPDCSVTTHLIDLVGPIVVTSANPTGEADTTHHNQVYAKLGDKVDAVLCDGPSPENIASTVVDCTKIDSGSIGFFRVGIIPKSQVLQILEQVQKKHTLVLNSGTCTTKGQEEDLNRGHAVHNGVAMAALEGTVPALSPDDGCESHTRL encoded by the exons ATGGCAGACAGAAAAGCTGAGTCACTGCATTCCTCCATAGGGCTCTTGGGCATTTCCGCAG GCTCACTCTTACTGGCAGTGCATTTCTACAGCTTACCCCGAGCAGCTCCTCTGATCCCCAGCACAGTTCTGGGAGTCCTTCTGTTGATTTTATCATCTCTTTTGGCGTATGCAG GAATTCGAAGAAGCCTAAGAAATGCCTCCCTGTTCTTGTCTCTCTGCCTGACCATCTCAGTGTTGTGGTGTGGCTATGGAGTGGTTTTCATCCTGGGAGGGCAAGGAGTTTTGAATGACACCGGTGATTTCCGCAATGCCTTGGTGCCTGGCCTGGTCACATTTACTGTGGCACTACTCATTGTTGCAGTGGTGGGCTTCCTTTGCAGAGAGGTCATCCTAGCTATGATTGCTTCTGCTGTCTCACTTGCCAGTGCTCATGAAGTTGCCGTGCATTACAGCACAGCTTTCACTTCCTCTGCTGTAGCTTGCAACTATATGATTGTCTGCTTGGTTGGTGGTTATTTTGCTCTGGGGAGGATTCTTTATTTCCTAACCAAAGAGAAAGTTGCCCTCCCTGGCACAGATCTGGCCAAGACAAAGACCCGTGAACAGATCAAATCCACCAGTGGCAGCACAAATCATTTTGCAGTCACCGGTTTGATCCTGAACATGTTGTCTGCCAGTGTCTTTGGCTGTAGGCTCCTGGGCATCACTGACAAACTGTTTCTGGGGCAAGTgccctggctgtgggcagctgggaTCTACCAGATTGGCATCTGCATTTTATCATACCGTGCCATGGATGTACTAATGGCTACATTCTTTGGTTTCACTTCCATCCTGAAATTTGCTGGGGGCTATTGCCTCCTGTACCCAGTCTGGCAACCAGAGGTGCCATCTTTCCCTACTCCTTTTCTGGTGGTTTTCtctattctttttcttgttttgtctctttttcttgctCTTCAAAGCCCAATGGATGGCCTGAATTTGCTCTTTTATGTGGCCTATTGCATTGCATTATCTTGCAGTCCCAAGGGATTTTTTGAAGGTGGACCCCAAGGTGTGGATGTGGCCATTTTTGTGGCTTCAGCCTTGATGACTCTAGTTCACCTCTACAATGAGAAAGCAAGTGCCAAGATCCCAACAGGGAAGGCTGCTGTGAAGGCTCTTCTTGCTCGCAGCAGTTTTGTGAAGCTTCGTGAAGGGGCAGACCTCCATGCTCCCTATCTAGGGTATTCCAAGTATGCAGATGCAGAAGTACTTGGCTATGCCTGCAGCGTCCTCGCTTCTTTTGCTATAACAATGACAGGGGACCCAAAGGCTCCACTTGCTACTGTTGTAATCCCATGGGTGGTGGTAGCTGGTGGAATCCTTAAGCTTCTAAGTGGCTCAGTGGCCTTTGCCCGGGGTAAAACCCTGGAGAGCAGTGCCTTCATTCTCTATGCTGTCATGTGGATCATCTGGGGCTTGACAAGATATGGTGGCCTCTATGGCACTACCAGAAGCTTCCATGCAGTGGTAGGCATCATTGCTTTCATGCTCTTCAATGGCTTCATTGTCTTCTGCACTCTCTTCTTAAACATGGCCTGGTTCTTTTACTCCCTCACTTTCTTCCTCATCACTGTCAGCTTCTTGCTGGATGCCCTCCATGCTCTCCCTGCTGGCTATGATGTTGCTGCCACTCTCATCTTTGGTCTGGTCAGCTTTTactgcttcctctctgcccttttCAACAGCATCTTTGAGGGTTCCTGCTTACCGATGGGTAGGCCCATTGTGCAGCTTAGTGGTGTGGGGGGAGGAATGAGCAAGTGCCTTCATCTGCCTGCCAGGAAAGCTTCCTCAGTCAAGAGAATTGCAG ATATCCTGAAGAGTGGAGGGACTTGTGGCATCCCCACGGACACTGTGTATGTGCTTGTGGCAGCCTGTAATCGGCCTGATGCTGTGGAGAAAGCTCACCA GTCCAAGCGCCAGGCTCAGGATCGCCCCATGTCACTCTGGATTTCTAGCCTAAAACAACTGGAGCCTGCAAAGCATTTGTTCACTCCCCTCCTCTGGGACTTCATGGAGGCTGCCTGGCCATCTCCTATTAGCTTGGTGGTTCCCAGAG GTGAATGGGTGGACTTCCTGGGAATGAAGGACTCTGCTAAATACGTGGGCACTCCTCAGAGTGTTGCCATCCGCATCCCTGACTGCTCTGTCACCACTCACCTCATCGACTTG GTTGGCCCCATTGTGGTCACATCAGCTAACCCAACGGGAGAGGCAGACACCACACACCACAACCAAGTGTATGCCAAGCTGGGAGATAAG GTGGATGCAGTTCTTTGTGACGGGCCTTCTCCAGAGAACATTGCCTCCACTGTTGTGGACTGCACCAAAATTGACAGTGGAAGCATCGGGTTCTTCAGAGTTGGAATCATCCCCAAGTCTCAG GTGCTGCAGATACTGGAGCAGGTGCAGAAGAAACACACATTGGTGCTTAACAGTGGCACTTGTACCACAAAAGGCCAGGAAGAAGATCTGAATCGTGGCCATGCTGTGCACAACGGGGTAGCCATGGCTGCCTTGGAAGGGACTGTGCCGGCGCTGTCCCCTGATGATGGCTGTGAGAGTCACACACGCCTCTGA